The Bdellovibrio sp. NC01 genome includes the window CACGCAACGGCGTCGTCGGGATGAGTGTTTAAGTAGTCATGAAGTAAAGGAATGCACTGCTTGCGATCGGCTTCTGATTTTGAATCTTTAAGTTTTTCAATAAGAGCTTTTTGATCGTCCATAAATGCGTCCTTTGCTACAAGCCAAAATCTTATTTCACTCTTGAATATCTTCAAGGACTATTCTTGCTAAAACTCAAAGAAGAATTGCATGGCAGATAGAACAGCTAAGATTGTTAACATTTCCCGGACCTGAAATTCTCTTAGCCATTCAAAAATGTTCGCTGAAATGTACAGTGGGGGAGAAACCTAAAGAGGAGGATGCACCCATGCAACCACAAAGCAATGTTCTAGAGGTCGGTAAAAAATTAGTCGACTATTGTAAGCGCAACCAGCCGTTAAAGGCCGTTGATGAATTGTATTCCGAGCAAATCGAAAGCCAAGAAGCCATGGAAACGCCAGGAATGCCTGCCAATGTTCGTGGCCTGGAAGCGATCCGGAAGAAAAACAAACAATGGGAAGAGACGATGGAAGTTCATTCATCACAAGTCGATGGCCCATTCCCATTAGGTGATCGATTTGCCGTGCACTTTAAGTACGATACGACTGATAAAAAAACCAATCAGCGTTGGCAGATGGAAGAGGTCGGTCTTTATACCGTGAAAGACGGGAAAATTATCAAGGAAGAATTCTTCTACACAATGTAGAAATAAAAAAGGCTCAAGTCACTTGAGCCTTTTCTTTTAACTTTTTGATTTAATCCATTTGCGATATTCCGCATTCAGATCTTTAAGATTGCAGTAAGTATCCAGGTAGCTATCCATTTTTCGACCGACACTTAAACGCAATAAATTTCTAAGATCGCATTTCGCCGCAATCATCTCTGCCAATGCTTGCGAGGCTTCGTAATGATAGCGCAAGTAATCGTCATCGCCACTGAACGGATGGGTTAATTCGCGAACATCGTCGGGAAAAGGTCTTGATGCCAACCATTTATAATTCACGCTGCCATTTTTAGCGACGTAATTTGCAAGGCCTTCTTCAAGCCATTTCGGAATGGCGTCTTTATATTTTTGGTAAGAGATAACATGGACAAGTTCATGACCAAAGATGCGATCGAAGTTTTCTTCAGTCACTCTAGGGCCGACAAGGATTTTATTTTCACTGCGACGGGAAACCGCCAAAACTTTAGGGCCCAGCTTGTGCGCATTTTCGAAACTTGCTGGATCTTTGTACCACACAACAGTGACGCGGTGGATGTCCCACTCCATAAACGATTGAATACGTTCTGTGGTGCGATCGATTTTGCCTTTCGTCACCCATTTCGGGACATCGGCTGAATAAGTGGAATTGGTTTGCAGCTCCGCCGCGAATGTCGGGCTTAATAGTGACAGAACCACTAAGATTTTAAACATCATCGACTCCTTGATGATTATTTTTTCTTCTGTGTTTTTTTGCGTGCGACGACTTTCTTTTTAGCAGCTTTCTTGAGCGTCTTCTTTTTGGCGCCTGCTTTTTTATCCGGGGCCAAAGATTTGACGAACTGACGTGCTGCTAATTTGTCGTCCTCTGAAATAAGATTCCATTCTTTGTTTTGTAATGCACCAATTAATGCATAGGCGAAGATCGAATGACGATTCTTTGGATTTACTTTAACAAGCTTTACCATCGCTTTTTGCCAGCCCATGTCGATAAATTTGGGTGCCGTCTTAATGCCGGCTTTAATAAATTCAAGCTCAGCGACGGGGCCTAGGTTTTTTAAATCCGAAATCTTTTGTGCTCGATTTAGTGCTACCGACGCTGGTTCATCAGAAAACATACGGGGTGTGCGGGTGTCGATTTTTTCATTAACGGCTACTGACTTTTTAGAAGTGCCAGCGCTCGTTTTTTTGCCGCGAGCTTTGGGAATGCTGCCCCAATAGCTATTGGGACGGGTTGCTTGTTCGACAACCTCTGTGACCAATTCATCGAAGCCTTCAGTGTCGACTGGGATATACAACCACTTAGGTAAAATAGGATGTGAAACTAAGAAGGGGAAGCGCGCCAGCGCCTTGTCTTGCAGTTCACGCTCGACCGGGAACATGCAGCCATCCCAAAGTTCAAATTCGTATTGTTGACCTTGGTAAGAGCGGCTGCCGGGACTTTCAAAAATAAGCAGAACAATTTTTTCGCCAATGTAGTAAGCAAAGCCACCGAACATCGCTTTACGACGATATTGCTCTTCGGGAAGAAGACTTTCGACCCATTTGAGTTGTTGGGGTTCTTTTGCCATGACAAAACCTTTTAGAACAAATTAGAACTTCATCTTAAAGCTGAAGCCAAGTTTCAGCGGTAAGATCGTGTCGGACTTATTTGTAGGACACGTCCCATTAGTAGGGCATAAATCCTTGGGCATAAACAAGTCAACTTCGAAGCTTTTATTCGTGATGTCTTTGATTGAATTATTAAGACCCTCAAGAATATTTAATGATGATAAGGCTGTTGATTCTTCGCCACCAGGTTTTTCCGAAGTATGTCTGATACGAATACGGCGCACCATTCTTTCAGCCATCGCCTTTTGTTGCGGTGACAACGACGCTGGCAATTTTTTAAAAATGAAAGAGATCGCAATATTTGGCATGTGATAGTCTTCAAGCAAACTTAAATCTGACAAACGCAAGTGCGCAACCGAACGTTCTTTCTTTAAGGCTACACGCAGTTTGTTGTCAGAGTCGCGAGCATCGGGAAGCAAAAACAAAACGCCGCCGTCAGTATTCGACACAAAACCTGCCGGATGCGACATAATATTTCTTGGTGCTTTCCGAGACATATCAATCTCGGCCATGAATTCCCATTCGTCCACCGCTGTTGTCACAACGATCACGCTCAATGGATTGTACGAGTCGCTCTTACAGATGTCTTCCTTGTAGGTCGGTTCAAGAATTTTAAGATAAGTCTTAGTGCTTTCGCAGGCGGCGTGATCCCGCGTATCGACGGCTAACATGATCCCGCGCGAGAAGGATTGATCGTCGGCAGTCTTTGCAAACAATGCCGACGTAGAACTCATAATCGCACCAAAAATAATGAGAGCTTTAATCTTCATAAGGAGGTTGTAACACATTCCTTTGGCCTTCAAAGAAGACAAGAACGTGCCTCATAAACTTTTCTGAGGCCGTCCACTCTTTAGACAGTTAAAATTTGAATGAAAACAGAGCTATGCGGCTTTATCGCGCAATAGACCTTCACAGCGATTTATAATCGTCGCCTTGATGTTTTCCTTGTGTTTAAGGAACTCTGGGTCCTTGGTTGTTTGGACGATGTTATAAAGCCTAATCGTGCGCTCTAAATCAATAAGGCGCTGCTTTTGTGGCCCCCGTGACAGAGGGAACTTAGGCAGCTGCGTATTTGCATCTAAGGCTTTTAAAATACCGATGGTCCAATCGATTTCTGTCTGAGTCAGGTAAATCGTCGGCATAAAAGCGGGACGACGATCCTGCTGTTGCAGTTCTTCGCTTTTTAGCTGAGCTTGCAGCCATTCCAGCTCTCTTAAAATCTTTTGAAATTCGGAATCGTATTTGCGACCGAAAAGATTAAAGACGATCTTTTTCCAAGCATCACAGAAATCTTCAAACTTAATATCTTTGGCTTTTTCAAACAGGGGAGGATTGGTGATATAGCGCAAAGTCTTCACCAACACGTCCTCTGAAATCACCAGGCAATCGGTTTTTTGAGCCACTCGCATCAGATGATGAGCCCAATTCGCTAGATTCAAAAGCGAACGATTGTCGACAACGGCATTGCGGAAATTCAATTCGAAATCTTCAAACAGATGCGTATGCAATGGCGCATTCAAGAAAACATCGACATGACTTTTTCTTCTTTCTACTTTTGGCAGGGCGAAGAATTCGTTCAGATGCTTCTGGAATTTTTCAAAGCTATCCTGCCACAGATTTTCATTCTGGCAGACCTTGTATAGCTGAAACGCTTTGGCCGGTGTTGGCTCCGCCTCGTCCAGTAAGGCGTTGATTCTTTGTTCTAATGTCCTAGGAAAAGAATGCCACAACTCTTTAATCATTCATTTATAGTACCATGGGCTAGGTGTAAAAAACGAACTTCGATTTTTCGTCAAAATTGTAGACAGTCCCTAGCAAAAGACAAATTGTGATGGGCATCAGCTCTTTTTATTCTATGAAAGAGGTGACGATGGAAACGCGAATAGGCATATCGGGCTGGCGCTATCCTCCATGGCGCGGAACTTTTTATCCTGAAGACTTAGCGCAAAAGAATGAGCTGTACTTCGCAAGTCGTCAGCTCAGTTCCATAGAAATCAATGGTTCATTTTATTCGACGCAAAGTCCGGCAAGTTATAAAGCCTGGTATAGCACGACACCGGATCATTTTATTTTTTCAGTCAAAGGACCACGCTATATCACGCATATTCGCAGGCTGAACGATATCGCATTGCCGCTGGCGAATTTCTTTGGCTCGGGAGTTTTACATTTAAAAGAAAAGTTAGGACCATTTTTATGGCAGTTTCCTCCCAGTTTTCGTTTAGATGAAGATAAGCTTGCCAACTTCTTCGCGCACTTGCCGAAAACGGAAAAACAGGCTGTGCAATTAGCAAAAAAAGCAGATCGGTTAGATCCCGACTATCCTGCGGCGGCCGCGACTTCGCAGCGGCATCTGCGCCATGCGATTGAGGTTCGCCATCACTCTTTTGAAAATCCTGATTTTATAAAACTGCTTCGTGATTTCAATATTGCCCTGGTCTTGGCGGATACTGCGGGCAAGTGGCCGTACATGGAAGATGCAACGGCGGATTTTATGTATTTGCGTTTGCACGGTGATGAAGAACTCTACGCCAGCGGGTATGCACCAGAAAATTTGAATTGGTGGAGTGATCGTATTAAAAAATGGCAAGCGGGCAGTGAACCCCGCGATGCTTTGACCATGGCAGGACCTGATCCCCATCCACAAAAACGCGATGTCTTCGTGTACTTTGATAATGATCTCAAAGTTCGTGCGCCCGTTGATGCCAAAAGTTTGATGCATCTTCTGCATGTCGACTGGAAGCCACAAGATTAATCTTTAAGTTTTAAAAACTTCGCGGCTAGTTTCAGGTCCTTGACTAATTGGGCTCTTTTCTGTGCGGAATCTTCGCGGTCAATGCTTCGTAGAATGGCTGACGGATGCCACGAGATCACGACCGGTTTACCCAGTGTTGATTCTGGTAAAATCGCGCCGCGTTCTTTCGTGATTGCGACAGCACGGCCTAAAACACTTTGTGCTGCCGTCGCGCCTAAGGCGACGATAATTTTTGGTTTGATCGCTTCTGTTTGTTTTTCTAACCACGGGCGACAGGCATTCATTTCGGCGCGGTTGGGCTTTTGATGAAGCCGGGCCTTTCCCGGTGTTGCGATCCATTTAAAATGTTTCACGGCGTTTGTAAGATAGATGTCTTTAGAACTCAGGCCGGCTTCTTCAAGGCAGTGACGAAGAAGCTCTCCCGCTGGGCCGACGAAGGGCAGGCCTTGCTGATCCTCTTTATCGCCGGGCTGTTCGCCGACAATAAGGACTTGCGCTTTTGCAGAGCCATCACCGAAAACGACCTGAGTCGCGTTTTTATACAAATCGCAACCTCGGCATTTTTCCGCAGCGGCTTCTAAAGTTTTTAAGCTCTTCGTGTCTGGAGGTTTGGCCCCAGGATATTTTTTCATCGCCATACGCTCAGGGTGAAAGCGGTGGTTCGACAAGACAACTTGGTTTCCGACAACAACAAAGCAAGTGGCGTCGAATCTTGCAAAATTACAAACTCTTCGTTTTAATAGAGGGATATAAAACATAAGGCATTCGCTAGAATTGCAGAGCAAAGAATCTAGAATAGAGGAAGCATGAAAGATCAAATCGAACTTTCCGTCACAGTCAGAGCAACAGCCGCTGAAATTTGGCGCGCCCTTACTGATGAGACCGAAGATTGGTGGAGCGAAGACGTTGTTCTTGAGCCCAAAAAAGGTGGCATCTTTAAAGAGCCATGGGAAGACGATGCGGGTCGCAAGATGCTTGCTTCAGGAAAAGTATTAGACGTGCAACCGAACAAGATGATTAAGTTCACTTGGAAAGAAAAAGACTGGCCTGCGAATGCGCAAACGGAATGCACATTTGAAATTTCAGAAGAGGCTGGCAAAAGAGTGATCAAAGTGGTGCACACAGGTTGGGATTCTCTTCCTGAAGCGAAACGTCAGTCGACGATTAAAGATTTTCATGTGGGTTGGAACTATCATTTAAAGGAATTGAAATCTTACCTGGATGACTAAATGGAAAATGTCCTTGAGCAACTGCATCCTTATCTTGCAGGTTTGCTTATCGGGTTTATCATCGGCATTGAACGGGAACGGGCAAACAAGCCCGGCACTCAAGCTTATGGACTTAGGACTTTTTCTTTCTTTGGACTTTTAGGAGCATTTACCGGAGCTGCCGCATCAGAAGTGATGGCGGCACTGTTAACGATATTCGTCATTGCTTGCATCCTTATTGGATACTTACGAAGCACAAGAAGTTCTGGCCCAGTCGATATTGGATTGACCACTGAAGTCTCTGCAATGGTTGTTTTTGTACTGGGTTATATCAGTACACGCGATCGCAATGTGGCATTCATCTTAGCGGCCTTAACTTTGGGATTACTGGCTGGCAGACAAGTGCTTCACAATTTTACGCGCGAACGAATTACACAAAAAGAAGCCGATGCCTTTGTGACATTGATCATTTTAGGTGTGGCGATCTTGCCTTTTTTGCCAAGCGAAGCGCTCGATTCTTGGGGTATCTTTGTGCCAAGGAAATTGGGTGCGTTAGTTTTCATTTTGGCACTCATTCAATTCTTGTCATATGCTTTGTTAAAAATCTTCGGTGAAAAAGCAGGATCATTTATCGGCGGACTTCTTGCGGGCTTTGCCTCTAGCACGGCAGCATTTGTAAATATCCGCCAAAATCTGAATAGCAAGCGCACAGTTTCGCGCACGGATATGATTGCATTTGGCATGATGGCGATTTTAGCCAGCGCCTTTCAATCTTTAGTCATTATTGTCGTGAACTCAGGCGAGCTTGGCAAAGCTCTGCTGCCTAGTTTTGGTGGAGTGTTTTTAGCCTGCATCATTTTCGGTGCTATTTCTTTTTTTAAGAAGAATGAAGAAACCAAAGTTCAGCAGGAATCCGAACAAGAAGATCCGTTGAACTTGAAGAAGCAGTTTACTTTTGCCTTGGTTTTGTTTTTGGTGATGTGTTTGACCAGTCTTGCGAAGAAATTCGTCGGTGATACAGCATTTCTTGGGGTTAGTTTTGTCAGTGGATTGTTTGAACTGCAAGGGGTGACCTTCGCGATTAGCTCGCTGAAGTATTCGGATCAAACCGTCTTTGCGATGTGTTTGGCCTTTATCGCTTCATTAGTTTCTAAGTCTTTGATTATTATTTCTGCGAAGTGCCTCTTCGCTGACAAAATGATGATCTTAATTGCTTTACTTATTCTTGCTGTGGCATTCGTAGCGCCCATCGTTCCCATGATTTGGGCATAAAAAAAGCCCCGCTTGCGCGAGGCTTTCCAACTAGGTATGAGGGTGGATATTTCTATCGCCCTTCACTTGTGGCGGAGCTTTTTCTTCACCTGTAGAGGCGATGTCATGAGCGCCACCCAGTTTCAAAATCTTTTCGGCGCGGTCTTGCCAGTCACTATCGTCAACATGCACTGACAATAGCATTCCGCCGCCTTTAATAAGTTCTTCATAGCGTTTGGCTTCGTATTCAGGAATTCCTAAACCGACAAGTGCGCCCGCAATACCACCAACAGCACCACCAATACCAGCACCAGCGATGGCTGCCACAATGGGACCCGCTGCTACGAAAGGCCCGATGCCGGGAATAGCAAGAGCACCGATGCCGGCAAGCCATCCGAGGACGCCACCAATTGCCAAGCCACCTGTCGCGCCGGTCGCAGCGCCTTCAGGAGCTTTGGTTGATTTTTCATGCGCGAAGTTTTTAGTGCTTTCAGAACTCGGCATCAGTACTGAAATATCAGTATTGCGAAAGCCATCACTTTTTAAACTATCAACTGTGCTTTCAAGTTGTGATTTGCTTTCGAAAATGCCGAACACTGCCTTATGTCCTTTTTCTCCATGATCATGACCGATTGCCATAAGTGCTCCTCCTATTTTTTGATGACTTCAATTTGGTTATCGACGTTTTTTGTGCCAGAAACCGATTTCGCGACTTGCTCAATTTTTTGTTTTTCTTTGGCGTTGTCGACAGGACCACGCAAAGTCACGTGACCATTAAGTGTGATAATTTTCACGTTCTGTGCATTGGTTGAAAGTGTTGAATCCGCTGTCAATTGCGAGCGAATACGACGAGTCAACTCAACATCGCTTGTGCTGCCGCGTGCTTGATCGGTCGGCGTCAATGTATTCGTTGTCGCATCCCGCTGATTGATTGCGGTGTTATCGGGTTGTTTAACTGGTTGCGTAGGACGGGTGTCCACGGCGCCAGCCAAAGACCCAGCCAAAATTAAAGAGGCAGAAATGAATGCAAAATTCAACTTAGAGTGATTCATGGTTATGTCTCCTTCATTTTTTTGAATTGCCAGAAGCGGGCCAAGGTTTAAAGGCCGCTCCGATTAGTCAAGGCATTGTAGGGGGCAAAATACCTGAATTTGGCTCTGGAAGCGGGGAGACTTTCCTCTGCAAGGCGACATTCTGCCGTGACAATTTAAGCAAAATAGTGGCATACTAACTGGTCACCTAAATTTGGGTGAAAAAGGATCTAAATGTTTCTAGCGCCCATGACTCTTTCTGCTATCAGTCAGCTTCGCACTCCAAGCGAGCGCGTGCCTTTGGGTGAACGTTATCCTTATGAAGATGCAATGGCTTTGGTAGAGGGCGGCGCCTTTGAAGGTTACGAACTGGCACAGAGTCTCGCAAAAACGATGAAGTTGGATGTCTTTTGGAAAGATCCCAATGCTAGCAAAGGTGTGAAGGTAACGGTTCTTGAAGACGGTGGCAATGGGGCGCTTGATTTCCAATGCGATCATTGCGGAACTTCAAACGGTTCACGCAATACCTGCGAACATCAATGGGGTTCGTACATTATTTTGTGGCAAGCGCTGACACTTGAAACTGAAACGATTGAAAATCATAAACTCGCTGAACTTTCGACTAAAGTGCAAGAGCTTATGAAGACCGGCAGTCTTGATAAAGCAGAGGACGTTGATTCAAGTCTTGCAGCGACGAAACTGGATTCTGTCAGTTTGATTCTTGACGATCCCTTTGTTCTTAAGGGCATGCCACTGGCTGCACTTTTGGAACAAGATCTTTCCAAATACAAATTCCAAGAAACTTTTAAAGAGAAAGAATTCCTTTCACCACGTCTGTGGAATATGCCTGAAGTGTTCAGAAGAAAGCTGACTGCTTTTTCTGAACACTACTTCAACGAGGTGAACGAACAAAACCGCTTGGCGGGAATGATTCGTTATAACTTCAGCAATGGCATGCAGATCAGTGCCAAAGAAATTTTACGTCATCCTTTGCAGCGCCAAGTGCCGCGTGAAATCTTGCCGCAACCGAAAGGACCGAATGAGGTCTTTTCACAATGGCCCCTGACACAACAAAAAGAAAATATTTTTGTCAGCCAGTCCCTTCGCGAAGTGGAAGAGATTGTGCAGTCGTTACTCGCGGCGGTTGCGAAGTCGGCACGCCAGGGGAATTTAGATATTTTCCTGCAAACAAAAAATGCGCCTAACAAAGCCATGCTTATTCAAAGCATTGAGTTTGATCCCAACAATGAACTTGATTGGCGCGTGGAGTTTTCTGAAAAGAAAGAACTCGAAACCGAGTTTAAACTTATCAGTTTCAGAAAAGAACCATTCTATTTCTTCGAATCATTCGCTGTAGAAAAAAAATCTGGAACTTTGCTTGTGCACCCATGGTTGCGCGAATGGAGCCAACTTCTTGAAACACTAACATCGATTTCACAAAAACATTCTGAAGTGAGTTTGACGGGTGAAATGCCAACAATTCACGTCGTTGGTGAAGTCGAAACGAAAATTCTTTTAAGATATCTGCGTGGTCGTAGTATCGCCGTAAAAATCACAGGCGAGTCAATCACCCTAAGCCCCGGCCAAAGCCAGATGGAAGTGCATCTTGAAGAAAATGGCGAATTCTTCATTAAACACGATGCCCGTGTGCGCGATCAGAAAAATCTGTCACGTCGCGGTTGGACTCCCAGAGCTGAATTGTATTTACAGACTTTGTCGCAAGGTCTGCCTTATTTGCTTAGTACCGATGCGAAAGACATCGCAACACGTGCTCGCGGTAAACGTGATTGGGATCTAAAACTGCTACGCAATTTGGGTATCCTGCAATATTTGACTTTAGAAATCTTGTCGTTCCATTTTGACGGCACATTAGTTGACGGCACTGTGGTTAAGAAAGATGAAATTTTCTCTTCCCTTCAGGATAAGATTCAAAACCTGTTGGTGTCTGGCGCAGGAGTTATGCTTGCGCGTGATATGTCACTGACAGAGCTGTGCTCAAAGCCCGTGCTTTTCTATTTTGAAGATTACGTGACACGCACTTTGGAATCGCTTGCGAAAAGTGAATCGTTCTTTTCTGAGCAAGGCGAAGTGATCTTAGAAGGCGTGGTCGAACGTGAATTCCGTCTGATTTACGAGCTGTTAAAAAAGCTCGCGTTGAATTCAGGTGGTGAGGCCTTTAAAAAGTCTCGGACGTCATTCTTATCAAAAATTTCTAATGCCAAAGAAGATGCGAATCTGACGGATGCGACTTTTCATTTCCCGGCAGGTGGAAAAGGGGCTGCGACTTTGAATGATTCTTTGGAATCCGTTCAAACGTTGATTCCTTTTGGCTATCGCATTTTCTTTAACGGACAACCCCTTCAAGAATTAAATGAAGACGAATTCCACATCGACTTTGTTTTACAAAGTGATGCGGCAGAAAAATACTTCAACTGGTTTGAGCTAAATCCAAAGTTCTTCCTGCGCGGTGAAGAAATCGATCCTGACAACATGGGAAGCTTCGGCGGTAACGGTGTTGTTGAATACGGTGGTAAGTTGTTCTTAGTTCCTAAGAAACAAATGCCATCACTACGTCGTCTTGAAAACTTCTGGTTGAAGCTACAAAAAGGTAAAACTGAATCCGCGCGCAAACTGAAAGGTGACAAGTTTTATAAACTTCCACGTCATCAGGTTTTAGAACTTCTGGCGTTACGCGCTTCCGGCGTTGGTATTCGTGGCGATCACGAATGGCAAAGACTGTGTGCGTTTTATGATCAATTGGGTTCATCCGCACGTGAATTGCATTTGCCTGAAACGGTGAAGGCGCAATTAAAACCTTATCAAGAAACAGGCGTGCAGTGGTTGCAAGATTTGTATCAATTGCGTCTTGGCGCCTTGCTTGCTGATGACATGGGTTTGGGTAAAACTCTGCAGACGTTGACGTTCTTGGAAGGTTTGCGC containing:
- a CDS encoding DUF72 domain-containing protein; this encodes MKEVTMETRIGISGWRYPPWRGTFYPEDLAQKNELYFASRQLSSIEINGSFYSTQSPASYKAWYSTTPDHFIFSVKGPRYITHIRRLNDIALPLANFFGSGVLHLKEKLGPFLWQFPPSFRLDEDKLANFFAHLPKTEKQAVQLAKKADRLDPDYPAAAATSQRHLRHAIEVRHHSFENPDFIKLLRDFNIALVLADTAGKWPYMEDATADFMYLRLHGDEELYASGYAPENLNWWSDRIKKWQAGSEPRDALTMAGPDPHPQKRDVFVYFDNDLKVRAPVDAKSLMHLLHVDWKPQD
- a CDS encoding SRPBCC domain-containing protein translates to MKDQIELSVTVRATAAEIWRALTDETEDWWSEDVVLEPKKGGIFKEPWEDDAGRKMLASGKVLDVQPNKMIKFTWKEKDWPANAQTECTFEISEEAGKRVIKVVHTGWDSLPEAKRQSTIKDFHVGWNYHLKELKSYLDD
- a CDS encoding BON domain-containing protein, whose translation is MNHSKLNFAFISASLILAGSLAGAVDTRPTQPVKQPDNTAINQRDATTNTLTPTDQARGSTSDVELTRRIRSQLTADSTLSTNAQNVKIITLNGHVTLRGPVDNAKEKQKIEQVAKSVSGTKNVDNQIEVIKK
- a CDS encoding TfoX/Sxy family DNA transformation protein is translated as MAKEPQQLKWVESLLPEEQYRRKAMFGGFAYYIGEKIVLLIFESPGSRSYQGQQYEFELWDGCMFPVERELQDKALARFPFLVSHPILPKWLYIPVDTEGFDELVTEVVEQATRPNSYWGSIPKARGKKTSAGTSKKSVAVNEKIDTRTPRMFSDEPASVALNRAQKISDLKNLGPVAELEFIKAGIKTAPKFIDMGWQKAMVKLVKVNPKNRHSIFAYALIGALQNKEWNLISEDDKLAARQFVKSLAPDKKAGAKKKTLKKAAKKKVVARKKTQKKK
- a CDS encoding nuclear transport factor 2 family protein, coding for MQPQSNVLEVGKKLVDYCKRNQPLKAVDELYSEQIESQEAMETPGMPANVRGLEAIRKKNKQWEETMEVHSSQVDGPFPLGDRFAVHFKYDTTDKKTNQRWQMEEVGLYTVKDGKIIKEEFFYTM
- a CDS encoding DUF4010 domain-containing protein translates to MENVLEQLHPYLAGLLIGFIIGIERERANKPGTQAYGLRTFSFFGLLGAFTGAAASEVMAALLTIFVIACILIGYLRSTRSSGPVDIGLTTEVSAMVVFVLGYISTRDRNVAFILAALTLGLLAGRQVLHNFTRERITQKEADAFVTLIILGVAILPFLPSEALDSWGIFVPRKLGALVFILALIQFLSYALLKIFGEKAGSFIGGLLAGFASSTAAFVNIRQNLNSKRTVSRTDMIAFGMMAILASAFQSLVIIVVNSGELGKALLPSFGGVFLACIIFGAISFFKKNEETKVQQESEQEDPLNLKKQFTFALVLFLVMCLTSLAKKFVGDTAFLGVSFVSGLFELQGVTFAISSLKYSDQTVFAMCLAFIASLVSKSLIIISAKCLFADKMMILIALLILAVAFVAPIVPMIWA
- a CDS encoding DEAD/DEAH box helicase, producing MTLSAISQLRTPSERVPLGERYPYEDAMALVEGGAFEGYELAQSLAKTMKLDVFWKDPNASKGVKVTVLEDGGNGALDFQCDHCGTSNGSRNTCEHQWGSYIILWQALTLETETIENHKLAELSTKVQELMKTGSLDKAEDVDSSLAATKLDSVSLILDDPFVLKGMPLAALLEQDLSKYKFQETFKEKEFLSPRLWNMPEVFRRKLTAFSEHYFNEVNEQNRLAGMIRYNFSNGMQISAKEILRHPLQRQVPREILPQPKGPNEVFSQWPLTQQKENIFVSQSLREVEEIVQSLLAAVAKSARQGNLDIFLQTKNAPNKAMLIQSIEFDPNNELDWRVEFSEKKELETEFKLISFRKEPFYFFESFAVEKKSGTLLVHPWLREWSQLLETLTSISQKHSEVSLTGEMPTIHVVGEVETKILLRYLRGRSIAVKITGESITLSPGQSQMEVHLEENGEFFIKHDARVRDQKNLSRRGWTPRAELYLQTLSQGLPYLLSTDAKDIATRARGKRDWDLKLLRNLGILQYLTLEILSFHFDGTLVDGTVVKKDEIFSSLQDKIQNLLVSGAGVMLARDMSLTELCSKPVLFYFEDYVTRTLESLAKSESFFSEQGEVILEGVVEREFRLIYELLKKLALNSGGEAFKKSRTSFLSKISNAKEDANLTDATFHFPAGGKGAATLNDSLESVQTLIPFGYRIFFNGQPLQELNEDEFHIDFVLQSDAAEKYFNWFELNPKFFLRGEEIDPDNMGSFGGNGVVEYGGKLFLVPKKQMPSLRRLENFWLKLQKGKTESARKLKGDKFYKLPRHQVLELLALRASGVGIRGDHEWQRLCAFYDQLGSSARELHLPETVKAQLKPYQETGVQWLQDLYQLRLGALLADDMGLGKTLQTLTFLEGLREKDELGQVLVVVPSSLIFNWQSEVEKFVPNLPLAVFSNKDRDAVAKRLERKEPLVVITTYGLLLEHGQFLSQYKWKVLIFDEAQNLKNISTKRTSAARSLTAQFKICLTGTPMENHYGEFYSLVDILVPGSLGSIEDFRRNFVNTEMVTREEMDDLKLKIKPLLLRRTKKEILDQLPEKQETKVSIAFEDRQKEIYRDIALSYNQKVQEGIRIQGEASVQLQMLTALLRLRQACSDPAALPNVRYEKVPPKLEALLDSVQEIVESGESALVFTQFIQTLEHTEAILKKAGIPVYVLHGAIPTKQRQKILADFTKNEKGAVLVMTLKTGGVGLNLTKASYVFHLEPWWNPSVENQATDRAHRLGQSKAVQVFRYIMHESLEEKIEVLKDRKDRKFQTLFTNTEKDADISAGNASLSKDDFDMLLGLK
- a CDS encoding UdgX family uracil-DNA binding protein (This protein belongs to the uracil DNA glycosylase superfamily, members of which act in excision repair of DNA. However, it belongs more specifically to UdgX branch, whose founding member was found to bind uracil in DNA (where it does not belong), without cleaving it, appears to promote DNA repair by a pathway involving RecA, rather than base excision.) yields the protein MAMKKYPGAKPPDTKSLKTLEAAAEKCRGCDLYKNATQVVFGDGSAKAQVLIVGEQPGDKEDQQGLPFVGPAGELLRHCLEEAGLSSKDIYLTNAVKHFKWIATPGKARLHQKPNRAEMNACRPWLEKQTEAIKPKIIVALGATAAQSVLGRAVAITKERGAILPESTLGKPVVISWHPSAILRSIDREDSAQKRAQLVKDLKLAAKFLKLKD
- a CDS encoding DUF3341 domain-containing protein, with product MAIGHDHGEKGHKAVFGIFESKSQLESTVDSLKSDGFRNTDISVLMPSSESTKNFAHEKSTKAPEGAATGATGGLAIGGVLGWLAGIGALAIPGIGPFVAAGPIVAAIAGAGIGGAVGGIAGALVGLGIPEYEAKRYEELIKGGGMLLSVHVDDSDWQDRAEKILKLGGAHDIASTGEEKAPPQVKGDRNIHPHT